From one Sphaeramia orbicularis chromosome 9, fSphaOr1.1, whole genome shotgun sequence genomic stretch:
- the LOC115425109 gene encoding uncharacterized protein LOC115425109: MPLFGRGKKGLEPRQKKTRSGEFLRSRRMRDEDGHVASLTRLCLLSLADNMKEVWVKDYAEKYLDRVSFRYIMGPFNLLPGELVEELTLLLCSRKQLSRPALHLLLVPQLRSLSLEGCPGLVTSALCAQIAARCQGLYCLDLSGAQQLPSKALSETLCCLPSLRSLSLAGTPSDSCVIRVVAEHCRLLRHLDVSRCHLLSPAALLVLGGGAVCLSSSSPSGSSFGSTFGSSSSLSPSCSDPSTSSFSALLSPLPLRSLLALDIGFGEQEADPVAMATYLLLTLPDLEKVALEGIGQACSLILHREFDQMDEFTDREGVPRMEKVWKECRHRQDMGSWKKKEAATTDKEEEEKVLFEGHSSESEEDAVTDEELNCFHEQADDKRGRGSGEDCLTLALREVQGLSCDSLDSLRCLCPDISTISVNIDDCNDAGTRRRNGSLLARGLQTWSGQLQSLSVQYSGPMEVLFHAIDVTGSSLVSLTLEGVKTSHHTPLLEVIRVCPRLRNLHITADPPTMVLEEEDMEDVEAWHDDVDLPRLPHLSTLTLNFSYEHSQMKPVSSWLSLEKGAQVPPGWFSFAGEDLTGLRTLPSGLHF, from the exons ATGCCTCTGTTTGGGAGAGGCAAAAAGGGCCTTGAGCCCAGACAGAAAAAGACGAGGAGTGGCGAGTTTTTGAGGAGCCGCAGGATGAGAGATGAAGATGGTCATGTAGCATCACTGACCAGGCTGTGTCTGCTCAGTCTGGCAGACAACATGAAGGAGGTGTGGGTGAAGGACTATGCTGAAAAGTACTTGGACCGGGTTTCATTTAGATACATCATGGGGCCCTTCAATTTACTGC CGGGTGAACTGGTTGAAGAGTTAACGTTGCTGTTGTGCTCCAGAAAACAGTTATCCCGACCGGCCCTACATCTCCTCCTGGTCCCACAGCTCCGCAGTCTGTCTCTAGAAGGCTGTCCTGGTCTGGTCACCTCTGCACTCTGTGCCCAGATTGCTGCACGTTGCCAG GGTCTTTACTGTCTGGACCTATCTGGAGCCCAGCAACTACCATCAAAAGCCTTGTCTGAAACTCTCTGCTGTTTACCATCTCTGCGTTCGCTTTCCCTGGCCGGGACTCCTTCTGACAGCTGTGTAATCAGGGTAGTTGCTGAGCACTGCCGTTTGCTGCGCCACCTAGATGTGTCCCGCTGCCATCTCCTTTCCCCTGCCGCACTACTTGTTCTTGGAGGTGGAGCTGTCTGCTTGTCATCTAGCAGTCCTTCTGGTTCATCTTTTGGTAGCACATTTGGGTCATCATCTTCTCTTTCCCCTTCTTGCTCTgacccctccacctcctccttttctGCACTCCTGTCCCCTCTCCCCCTCCGAAGTCTGCTGGCGCTGGATATTGGTTTTGGGGAACAAGAGGCAGACCCTGTAGCAATGGCCACCTACCTCCTTCTCACACTGCCCGACTTGGAGAAGGTGGCTTTGGAGGGTATTGGACAGGCCTGCTCTCTTATCCTGCACAGAGAGTTTGACCAGATGGATGAGTTCACTGACAGAGAAGGAGTTCCTCGGATGGAGAAAGTGTGGAAAGAGTGCAGGCACAGGCAGGATATGGGTAGTTGGAAGAAGAAGGAGGCAGCCACAACagataaagaggaggaggagaaggtatTGTTTGAGGGTCACAGTAGTGAGAGTGAGGAAGATGCAGTAACAGATGAAGAGCTAAATTGCTTTCATGAGCAAGCAGACGACAAAAGAGGCAGGGGATCAGGTGAGGACTGCTTGACCCTGGCGCTAAGGGAGGTCCAGGGCTTGTCCTGTGATTCTCTGGATAGTTTAAGATGTTTATGTCCAGACATCAGCACCATATCTGTGAACATTGATGACTGTAATGATGCtggaacaagaagaagaaatgggTCTCTGTTAGCGAGAGGGCTCCAGACCTGGTCAGGCCAGCTGCAGAGCCTCTCAGTACAGTACTCAGGCCCTATGGAGGTTCTGTTTCATGCTATTGATGTCACTGGCTCGTCCCTGGTCTCTCTCACCTTGGAAGGGGTGAAAACCAGTCATCACACCCCTCTACTGGAGGTCATCCGGGTCTGTCCTAGACTCAGAAATCTGCACATCACCGCTGACCCTCCTACCATGGTACTGGAAGAAGAAGACATGGAGGATGTGGAGGCCTGGCATGATGATGTGGATCTTCCTCGCCTGCCTCACCTCTCCACTCTCACACTAAA tttcTCCTACGAGCACAGCCAGATGAAGCCTGTCAGTTCCTGGTTGTCCTTGGAAAAAGGTGCTCAAGTGCCTCCTGGCTGGTTCTCCTTTGCTGGAGAAGATCTCACTGGTCTCCGTACCCTGCCCTCTGGACTGCATTTTTAA